The following proteins are encoded in a genomic region of Flammeovirga pectinis:
- a CDS encoding SDR family NAD(P)-dependent oxidoreductase, whose product MVLSGKVAVITGGVRDIGRSITLAMADAGAKLVVNYYADEEGAAENAAETVRLAKEKGAEIITVPGDLMKAKDVENVIAQSVEAFGEKVDVLVNVAGGIIGRKKIEEQDEDWYNLLMDLNMKTVWSMTKAVRPYLGEGGSIVNFASQAGRDGAGAGASLYGASKAAVMGFTRAMAKELGGIGVRCNAICPGMINTKFHDDHTPDQARVNVAAATALRREGRAEEVADLVVYLASEKSSFMSGNNIDINGGLAFS is encoded by the coding sequence ATGGTTTTATCGGGAAAGGTAGCAGTAATAACAGGTGGTGTTCGTGATATTGGACGCTCAATTACATTAGCAATGGCAGATGCTGGAGCTAAATTAGTAGTAAATTATTACGCTGATGAGGAAGGTGCAGCAGAAAATGCAGCTGAAACTGTAAGATTAGCAAAAGAAAAAGGAGCTGAAATTATTACTGTTCCTGGAGATTTGATGAAAGCAAAAGACGTTGAAAACGTTATTGCTCAAAGTGTAGAAGCTTTTGGAGAAAAAGTAGACGTTCTTGTAAACGTTGCGGGTGGAATTATTGGTAGAAAGAAGATCGAAGAGCAAGACGAAGATTGGTACAATTTACTTATGGACTTAAACATGAAAACTGTTTGGTCTATGACAAAAGCAGTACGTCCTTACTTAGGTGAAGGTGGATCTATCGTGAACTTTGCTTCTCAAGCAGGTCGTGACGGAGCTGGAGCTGGAGCATCTTTATATGGTGCATCTAAAGCTGCAGTAATGGGCTTTACAAGAGCAATGGCAAAAGAATTAGGCGGTATTGGTGTGCGTTGTAATGCAATCTGTCCTGGTATGATTAATACTAAATTCCATGATGATCACACGCCAGATCAAGCACGTGTAAATGTAGCTGCGGCAACAGCTTTACGTCGTGAAGGTCGTGCAGAAGAGGTGGCTGATTTAGTAGTATACCTAGCGTCAGAAAAATCATCTTTCATGTCTGGTAACAATATAGACATCAATGGTGGATTAGCATTCTCTTAA
- a CDS encoding FadR/GntR family transcriptional regulator produces the protein MEKILVEKPSSIIIRKLKEMIELGVLKPNQVLPPERKLSEQFGVGRSHVREALKKMEYFGILKTQPQSGTFVVGLGAKAIEGLISNILEIDNNDFFSLIETRVTLELRIAELAAKRRTEADLVLVKNTLDAYQEAVKENSEDISEKDFMFHLSLCRCAKNSTLKSLMMIITPDILSQFDNKRVCSNDDRKNAIDEHNALYKAIVDQDSEKAREIMSNHLNPILMFAKEKYDLDY, from the coding sequence ATGGAAAAAATACTTGTAGAAAAACCTTCAAGTATAATTATAAGAAAATTGAAGGAAATGATTGAATTAGGTGTTTTAAAACCTAATCAAGTATTACCTCCTGAGCGTAAATTAAGTGAACAATTTGGTGTGGGTAGAAGTCATGTTCGTGAAGCACTAAAAAAAATGGAATACTTTGGTATTTTAAAAACACAACCTCAGAGTGGAACCTTTGTGGTTGGTTTAGGAGCTAAAGCTATAGAAGGGTTAATTTCTAATATTTTAGAGATTGATAATAACGACTTCTTTTCTTTGATTGAAACGCGTGTTACACTTGAACTTAGAATTGCAGAACTAGCTGCAAAAAGAAGAACAGAAGCTGATTTAGTACTTGTGAAAAATACTTTAGACGCATACCAAGAGGCTGTTAAAGAGAACTCAGAAGATATATCTGAAAAAGATTTCATGTTTCACCTATCTCTTTGTAGATGTGCTAAAAACTCTACATTAAAGAGTTTAATGATGATTATTACTCCAGATATCCTTTCTCAGTTCGATAACAAGAGAGTTTGTTCTAATGATGATCGTAAGAATGCTATTGATGAGCACAATGCATTGTATAAAGCTATTGTTGATCAGGACAGTGAAAAAGCTCGTGAAATAATGAGTAATCACTTGAATCCTATTCTAATGTTTGCAAAAGAAAAATATGACCTAGATTATTAA
- a CDS encoding cupin domain-containing protein, with amino-acid sequence MEQIQSKAFFVSSDNEWEELGNGISRQIIGYDNQLMAVKVKFEKGAVGSPHEHFHSQVTYVVEGSFKMRIGDETKIINKGDAFYCEPHVEHEALCLEDGMLIDTFGPARMDFLDGSKPAYLVGK; translated from the coding sequence ATGGAACAAATTCAATCTAAAGCTTTTTTCGTCTCGTCTGACAACGAATGGGAAGAGTTAGGAAATGGTATTTCTCGACAAATCATTGGCTATGACAACCAATTAATGGCTGTTAAAGTTAAGTTTGAGAAAGGTGCTGTCGGTTCTCCGCACGAGCATTTCCATTCTCAAGTTACATATGTAGTAGAAGGTTCTTTTAAAATGAGAATTGGTGATGAGACAAAAATCATCAATAAAGGAGACGCTTTCTATTGTGAACCTCACGTAGAGCATGAAGCATTATGTTTAGAAGACGGCATGTTGATTGATACGTTTGGTCCTGCTAGAATGGACTTTCTAGACGGTTCTAAACCTGCTTATTTAGTAGGGAAGTAA
- a CDS encoding polysaccharide lyase family 7 protein — MKNLTTTLFLFLLCLQSIFVFAQKPIVIINNGFEDGLKNWEVKGKVQKSQDVNTGGGSAKLAEKGAEIHQYVRVEPKKDYILRVAVKGNANVFVTVKGKRQEKTITNKKFEVVEIAFNSGKAKNISIGAEYNNGQSRLDDFSISAVTEPANENEDIRPILIVNNGFEERFKYWNISGDVSPSNVVKTGEKSAKMKAKGEIKQTVKVYPNQEYTLTAAVKGKGQLFAVVKGEEITQDFNTEEFEEISLSFASNAKTKNITIGGRYTEKEVRFDDFKITIHNLVIDPNYQYPSDVIPSLTDWKVTLPINALGEDNRRVLDVDQRIKTPLEVADKAIVDFEYKPYFYAKDGEVFFRAHCAGATTKGSKYPRSELRQRSGHGNLYWSVNDPQFLQTELRVTHLPQIKSNVCITQIHGPDDEPLRVHYSKKKGVYIVWNENNKDYENALDYNLGEQLRITVNVDKGFIACEIENLDQKTKYKKIWKSMDSTGYFKVGCYTQASKFQSQIKKTGVDEPYKSYGEVAVKSIILKTTYTPKDK, encoded by the coding sequence ATGAAAAACTTAACAACAACACTTTTTTTATTTTTACTATGTCTTCAGAGTATTTTTGTATTTGCTCAAAAACCAATTGTTATCATTAACAATGGATTTGAAGATGGTTTGAAGAACTGGGAAGTAAAAGGCAAGGTTCAAAAATCTCAAGATGTTAATACAGGTGGTGGTTCAGCAAAATTAGCTGAAAAAGGAGCTGAAATTCATCAATATGTTCGTGTAGAGCCTAAAAAAGACTATATTTTACGTGTTGCCGTAAAAGGTAATGCGAATGTATTTGTTACAGTAAAAGGGAAAAGACAAGAAAAAACAATTACTAATAAAAAATTTGAGGTTGTAGAAATTGCTTTTAATAGCGGTAAAGCAAAGAATATTTCTATCGGTGCTGAATACAATAATGGTCAATCTCGTTTAGACGATTTTTCTATCTCTGCTGTTACAGAACCTGCAAATGAAAATGAAGATATTCGCCCAATATTAATAGTAAATAACGGTTTTGAAGAGAGATTTAAATATTGGAATATTTCTGGTGATGTTTCTCCTTCCAATGTTGTAAAAACTGGGGAGAAATCTGCTAAAATGAAAGCCAAAGGTGAAATAAAACAAACCGTAAAAGTTTACCCAAATCAAGAATATACTTTAACTGCCGCTGTAAAAGGAAAAGGACAACTTTTTGCAGTTGTTAAAGGAGAAGAAATTACACAAGATTTTAACACAGAAGAATTTGAAGAGATATCTTTAAGTTTTGCATCAAATGCTAAAACAAAAAATATAACTATTGGAGGACGTTACACAGAAAAAGAAGTCCGCTTTGATGATTTTAAAATCACAATACATAACCTTGTAATTGATCCAAATTACCAATATCCATCAGATGTTATTCCATCATTAACTGATTGGAAAGTCACCCTACCAATAAATGCTCTTGGTGAAGATAATAGGAGAGTACTTGATGTTGATCAAAGAATAAAAACACCTTTAGAAGTAGCGGATAAAGCCATTGTTGATTTTGAATACAAACCTTATTTTTATGCAAAAGATGGCGAAGTTTTTTTTAGAGCACATTGTGCAGGTGCAACAACAAAAGGTTCTAAGTACCCTAGATCAGAATTACGCCAACGTTCAGGGCATGGAAATTTATATTGGTCAGTAAATGACCCTCAATTTTTGCAAACTGAATTGAGAGTAACACATCTTCCTCAAATAAAATCCAACGTTTGTATTACACAAATTCATGGTCCAGATGATGAGCCATTAAGAGTACATTACAGTAAGAAAAAAGGAGTGTATATTGTTTGGAACGAAAATAACAAAGACTATGAAAATGCACTTGATTATAACCTTGGCGAACAACTTAGAATTACCGTTAATGTAGACAAGGGTTTTATAGCTTGTGAGATTGAAAACCTTGATCAAAAAACAAAGTATAAAAAAATCTGGAAGTCTATGGACAGTACAGGTTATTTTAAAGTAGGTTGCTATACACAGGCCTCTAAATTCCAGAGTCAAATTAAAAAAACTGGTGTAGACGAGCCTTACAAATCTTACGGAGAAGTAGCTGTAAAATCTATTATTTTGAAAACTACATATACACCAAAAGATAAGTAA
- a CDS encoding SusC/RagA family TonB-linked outer membrane protein encodes MRKLVVLVLLVFGLQHFVTAQERTISGTILDETNAPLPGVAVIIKGTSQGSVTDIDGHYQLIIKEADATLIYTLIGYKSKEIKIGSSNKIDVNLEEDIEQLDEVVVTALGITRDEKSLGYSVQKIQSDQFSETAGENITNSLSGRVSGLQVRNSGNMGGSSNVIIRGYSTIGSSNQPLYVVDGVPISNSNSNESGQSTGGGGYDYGDLSQDIDPNSIETISVLKGATATALYGSRGANGVIMITTKKGTKKKGIGVTVGANVSFDKINTATMPKYQKEYGAGYGGIGGGFTETDENGNPTVNFSDDASFGPKFDPNLQVRHWDSFDPSNTAEYGKTRPYVASEKGPEHFYETGVTQTYNIGLDGGTETSNFRLGYTYKDIKGVLPNSNLNRNNINFTASHKLSDKFEVSFSGSYITVEGLGRNGTGYDPRNVGQSFNQWFQTNLDFDRLKRSYVDAAGNQNTWNRRSIEDGKPAFFDNPYWVRFKNYQNDSRDRLYGNFNLNYKLTDWWSITGIGAIDTYTLEQEERIAVGGTDTPEYNIYKKNGKETNFDIRTNFNKRFANNLSLTAMIGGNVRTQNSYSLYNATRGGLVVKDLYALSNSVSPEYVINEVVSSRQVQSVYANASLGWKDMVYLDISARNDWSSTLPPSENSFFYPAVSTSFIFTELNSLKNSDVISFGKVRFGYAQVGNDTSPYNTTNYYNSVGKFGDVPKYSKSSSSVGSTLYNPELKPELTNELELGLEVMFFQRRIGLDLTFYDRTTRNQILGVQTTGATGYTSQYQNAGDVRNKGMEISLNTTPVRTSYGLEWNVGFNFGKNISEVTSLSNGVENLVLGELTGTASVTAAVGQPYGAIKGTNFKYHENGGKMVDDEGFYMYASDAEGATTSDEIIGNMQPDWTGGVSTSVSYKGIRLSALIDMSIGGEIFSQSYRYGLSTGLYEETAGLNSKGNPSRSSLADGGGLLLEGVKEDGSPNDVFVPNDVSGSGSAFNYNQNPDAVYIYDASWIKLRDVSITYTLPSNLITKGPFNAITLGVYGRNLAILHKNFPYFDPEITLRSGNVQGYESGSTPTTRTFGFSVKAKL; translated from the coding sequence ATGAGAAAACTAGTAGTACTAGTCTTGCTTGTTTTTGGTTTACAACATTTTGTAACGGCACAAGAAAGAACTATATCAGGAACAATTCTTGACGAAACTAATGCACCTCTGCCTGGGGTTGCTGTAATAATAAAAGGGACATCACAAGGTAGTGTAACTGATATTGATGGTCATTATCAATTAATAATTAAAGAAGCAGATGCGACATTGATTTATACACTTATTGGATACAAATCAAAAGAAATAAAAATTGGAAGTAGTAATAAAATTGACGTAAACTTAGAAGAAGACATTGAACAACTGGATGAGGTAGTTGTAACGGCCTTAGGGATTACAAGAGATGAAAAGTCTTTAGGTTATTCTGTTCAGAAAATACAAAGTGATCAGTTTTCTGAGACAGCTGGAGAGAATATTACAAATTCTTTGTCTGGAAGGGTATCTGGATTACAAGTAAGAAACTCTGGGAATATGGGTGGTTCTTCTAATGTAATAATTAGAGGTTACTCAACAATTGGGTCTAGTAATCAACCGTTATACGTTGTAGACGGAGTGCCTATTTCTAATTCTAACAGCAATGAAAGTGGCCAAAGTACTGGTGGCGGTGGTTACGATTATGGAGACCTATCACAAGATATTGACCCTAATAGTATCGAGACAATTTCTGTTTTAAAAGGTGCAACAGCTACTGCCCTTTATGGTTCTAGGGGTGCAAATGGTGTAATAATGATTACTACAAAGAAAGGTACTAAAAAGAAAGGAATAGGTGTTACAGTGGGTGCAAACGTATCTTTTGATAAAATTAATACTGCGACTATGCCAAAATATCAAAAAGAATATGGTGCAGGTTATGGTGGTATTGGCGGTGGTTTTACCGAAACAGATGAAAATGGGAACCCTACGGTAAACTTTTCTGATGATGCATCTTTTGGTCCTAAGTTTGATCCCAATTTACAAGTAAGACATTGGGATAGTTTTGACCCATCAAATACGGCCGAATATGGAAAAACTAGACCTTATGTTGCTTCAGAAAAAGGACCTGAACACTTTTATGAAACAGGTGTTACACAAACTTATAATATTGGTTTAGATGGTGGTACGGAAACATCTAATTTTAGATTAGGGTATACCTACAAAGACATTAAAGGTGTTCTTCCTAATTCTAACCTTAACAGGAATAATATCAATTTTACGGCTTCTCATAAACTATCAGATAAGTTTGAAGTATCATTTTCTGGATCTTATATTACCGTAGAAGGTCTTGGTAGAAATGGCACAGGGTATGATCCTAGAAATGTTGGACAATCTTTTAACCAATGGTTCCAAACTAACTTAGATTTTGATAGATTAAAAAGAAGTTATGTAGATGCTGCTGGAAATCAGAATACTTGGAATAGAAGAAGTATTGAAGATGGTAAACCTGCCTTTTTTGATAATCCTTATTGGGTTAGGTTTAAAAATTACCAGAACGATTCTAGAGATCGCTTGTATGGTAATTTTAATTTGAATTACAAATTAACAGACTGGTGGTCTATAACAGGTATTGGAGCAATTGATACATATACTTTAGAGCAAGAAGAAAGAATTGCTGTTGGTGGAACAGATACTCCAGAATATAACATTTATAAGAAGAATGGTAAAGAGACTAACTTTGATATTAGAACAAATTTCAATAAACGTTTTGCTAATAACCTTTCTTTAACGGCTATGATTGGTGGTAATGTAAGAACACAAAATAGCTATTCATTGTATAATGCGACAAGAGGTGGTTTAGTTGTAAAAGATTTATATGCACTAAGTAACTCCGTATCACCAGAATATGTTATTAATGAAGTGGTATCGAGTAGACAAGTACAAAGTGTTTATGCAAATGCATCTTTAGGTTGGAAAGATATGGTGTATTTAGATATTTCTGCAAGAAATGACTGGTCGTCTACACTTCCACCATCAGAAAATTCATTCTTCTACCCTGCTGTATCTACATCTTTTATTTTTACAGAACTTAATTCTTTAAAAAATAGTGATGTAATATCTTTTGGTAAGGTTAGGTTTGGATATGCACAAGTTGGTAACGATACATCACCTTATAACACTACAAACTATTATAATTCTGTTGGTAAATTTGGCGATGTTCCCAAATACAGTAAGAGTAGTTCTTCTGTAGGATCTACATTATATAACCCAGAATTAAAACCTGAGTTGACAAACGAATTAGAGCTTGGTCTTGAGGTAATGTTCTTCCAGAGAAGAATTGGTCTTGACCTTACTTTCTATGATCGTACTACAAGAAACCAAATCTTAGGTGTACAAACAACAGGTGCTACAGGTTATACTTCACAATATCAAAATGCGGGAGATGTAAGAAATAAAGGAATGGAAATTTCTCTTAACACAACTCCTGTTCGTACTTCTTATGGATTAGAATGGAACGTAGGCTTTAATTTTGGCAAAAACATTTCTGAAGTCACTTCTTTATCTAATGGTGTAGAAAACCTTGTTTTAGGAGAGCTTACAGGTACAGCATCTGTTACTGCAGCAGTTGGTCAGCCTTATGGAGCAATAAAAGGAACAAATTTTAAATATCATGAAAATGGTGGCAAAATGGTAGACGATGAGGGCTTCTATATGTACGCCTCTGATGCTGAAGGTGCTACAACTTCTGATGAAATAATTGGTAATATGCAACCAGATTGGACTGGTGGAGTTTCTACTTCTGTATCTTATAAAGGGATTCGATTAAGTGCACTTATTGATATGTCAATTGGAGGTGAAATATTCTCACAATCATATAGATACGGGTTATCTACGGGTTTATATGAAGAAACAGCAGGATTAAATTCTAAAGGAAACCCGTCTAGAAGTTCTCTTGCAGACGGAGGTGGATTATTATTAGAAGGTGTAAAAGAAGATGGATCTCCAAATGATGTATTTGTACCTAATGATGTATCAGGTAGTGGATCTGCATTTAACTATAATCAAAACCCAGATGCTGTCTATATTTATGATGCCTCTTGGATAAAATTAAGAGATGTTAGTATCACCTATACTCTCCCATCTAATCTTATTACAAAAGGTCCATTTAATGCGATTACACTGGGTGTTTACGGTAGAAATTTAGCAATTCTTCATAAAAACTTCCCTTATTTCGATCCAGAAATCACACTTAGATCTGGTAATGTTCAAGGCTATGAGTCTGGCTCTACCCCGACAACAAGAACATTTGGGTTTAGTGTAAAAGCTAAATTATAA
- a CDS encoding SusD/RagB family nutrient-binding outer membrane lipoprotein — protein MYLQLKKYIPLLIILNAFISCTSEYEEINTDPKKPLTIDAAYLISTTEQKLVDVEQNPSVNWGNTRLFAQYWMQVQYVGESQYYIDNRDINGTIWDYYYIALNDLKDAKSIVEGEREVIPEQEYTNKMAIIKILESYAWLQLTDFFTDVPYEEALGNNKVIYPQYDDAQSIYMKTLSVLEEVVNTDLSGTAFTSTDIIYKGDILKWKNFAGSIMMRMAMRIADVDAANSKKYFDLAASKGFINDLEGEAMFPYKSTFPNANPVFEYWDVTGSNRPIEFNMANTLVDALNDLEDPRRPFYIDDNLQEVQFDSKGDTLKDADGEVVTKVIYEGILYGGASTTFSKYSHIAPSYQQDPTQVGKLFSLVETFFIQSEQAARQGNTTQAQMYYNEAITASMKEWGVEDTDITAYLVQANVDYTTLLASGKTFKEIIGLQKWIANYNSPFNGWREAIRLGGAPLAPPAEGPSRNIIIQRYTYPSSEQQLNPTNRSTAASRIGGDKLETQMWWQK, from the coding sequence ATGTATTTACAATTGAAAAAATATATTCCTCTTCTGATTATACTAAATGCTTTTATTTCTTGTACATCAGAATATGAAGAAATCAATACAGACCCTAAGAAACCTCTTACTATTGATGCCGCTTATTTGATATCAACTACAGAACAAAAACTAGTTGATGTTGAACAAAACCCAAGTGTAAACTGGGGTAACACAAGGTTATTTGCACAATATTGGATGCAAGTACAATATGTTGGTGAGTCGCAGTATTACATTGATAATAGAGACATAAATGGCACAATTTGGGATTATTATTATATAGCTCTGAATGATTTAAAGGATGCAAAATCTATTGTAGAAGGTGAAAGAGAAGTTATTCCTGAGCAAGAATACACTAATAAGATGGCAATTATTAAGATTTTAGAATCGTATGCTTGGTTACAATTAACAGACTTTTTTACGGATGTTCCTTACGAAGAAGCTTTGGGTAATAATAAAGTAATTTATCCTCAATACGATGATGCACAGTCTATTTACATGAAAACTCTAAGTGTTTTAGAAGAAGTGGTAAATACAGATCTTTCTGGAACTGCATTTACATCAACGGATATAATTTATAAAGGAGACATTTTGAAATGGAAGAACTTTGCAGGATCAATAATGATGAGAATGGCCATGAGAATTGCCGATGTTGATGCTGCAAATTCTAAAAAATATTTTGATTTAGCCGCTTCAAAAGGATTTATAAATGATCTTGAAGGAGAAGCAATGTTCCCTTACAAAAGTACGTTCCCAAATGCTAATCCTGTATTTGAATATTGGGATGTAACTGGCTCTAATAGACCTATTGAATTTAATATGGCCAATACTTTAGTAGATGCTCTAAATGATTTAGAAGACCCTAGAAGACCATTTTATATAGATGATAATCTTCAAGAAGTTCAATTTGATAGTAAAGGAGATACACTAAAAGATGCAGATGGAGAAGTAGTCACAAAAGTGATTTATGAAGGTATTTTATATGGAGGAGCATCAACTACTTTCAGTAAATATTCTCACATAGCACCTAGTTATCAGCAAGATCCTACGCAGGTGGGTAAATTATTTTCTCTTGTAGAAACGTTTTTTATCCAATCAGAACAAGCTGCTAGACAAGGTAATACTACACAAGCTCAGATGTATTATAACGAAGCAATTACAGCATCTATGAAAGAATGGGGCGTAGAAGATACAGACATTACTGCATATTTAGTGCAGGCAAATGTAGATTATACAACGCTTTTAGCTAGTGGTAAAACATTTAAAGAGATTATTGGTCTTCAGAAATGGATAGCAAATTACAATTCGCCATTTAACGGGTGGAGAGAAGCAATTCGTTTAGGAGGTGCTCCACTCGCTCCACCTGCAGAAGGACCAAGTAGAAATATTATTATTCAAAGATATACATATCCATCGTCTGAACAACAACTTAATCCAACTAATAGAAGTACTGCTGCTTCTAGAATTGGTGGTGATAAGTTGGAAACTCAAATGTGGTGGCAGAAATAA
- a CDS encoding alpha/beta fold hydrolase — protein MFFEKYINQFAFIFCLLTSCNTPSSFNHLQKEENKYNLSTIDELKDTAYTDKIDKFYNKGNEGYFKGKEQVEIYYKTFQQKKEDSPAIVISAGRTEAAIKYKELIFDLFINGYSVYIIDHRGQGLSGRMTNDPDMGYVDNFQYYIDDLKFFYDSLVVSGKHKRKYLLCHSMGGAIGMTYLEQHTKDFNAAAFSSPMLGLPFGSCGGAKLLEKDTIAYAPGGGKYAPTPFKENTLTGSVLRLERMNAVFKEVPKARLGGATYEWVLKSCNQFDYINSNIDKIETPFILFSAENEQIVNTQAHEEFIISAQSIGKVCEGHLVEDAQHELLIEKDIERTETINHTLDYFDKYK, from the coding sequence ATGTTTTTCGAAAAATATATCAATCAATTTGCTTTCATTTTCTGTTTATTAACGTCATGTAATACGCCATCATCATTTAATCATCTACAAAAAGAAGAGAATAAATACAATCTCTCTACTATAGATGAACTAAAGGATACTGCTTATACAGATAAAATAGATAAATTTTATAATAAAGGGAACGAAGGGTACTTTAAAGGAAAAGAACAAGTAGAAATCTATTATAAAACCTTTCAGCAGAAGAAAGAAGATAGTCCAGCTATTGTTATATCTGCAGGCCGTACAGAGGCAGCGATAAAGTATAAAGAATTAATTTTTGATCTATTTATAAATGGCTATTCTGTTTATATTATAGACCATAGAGGGCAAGGCTTATCGGGTAGGATGACAAATGATCCTGATATGGGATATGTAGACAACTTTCAATATTATATAGACGATCTGAAATTCTTTTATGATAGTCTTGTAGTTTCAGGTAAGCATAAAAGAAAATATTTATTGTGTCACTCAATGGGAGGTGCAATTGGAATGACCTATTTAGAACAACATACAAAAGATTTTAATGCTGCTGCTTTTTCATCGCCAATGTTAGGTTTGCCATTCGGATCTTGTGGAGGAGCTAAGCTACTAGAAAAGGATACAATTGCTTATGCTCCAGGAGGGGGTAAATATGCACCAACTCCTTTTAAAGAAAATACACTAACAGGTTCTGTTTTAAGATTGGAAAGAATGAATGCTGTTTTTAAAGAAGTTCCAAAAGCAAGATTAGGTGGAGCAACGTATGAATGGGTTTTAAAATCATGCAATCAATTTGACTACATTAATAGTAATATAGATAAAATTGAAACACCATTTATTTTGTTCTCAGCAGAAAATGAACAAATAGTAAATACGCAAGCTCATGAAGAATTTATTATTAGCGCTCAGAGTATAGGTAAAGTTTGTGAAGGACATTTAGTAGAAGATGCTCAACATGAATTATTAATAGAGAAAGATATTGAACGTACCGAAACGATTAATCATACATTAGATTATTTCGATAAGTACAAATAA